In one Anaerohalosphaeraceae bacterium genomic region, the following are encoded:
- the fusA gene encoding elongation factor G, which translates to MSERLRKLRNIGIMAHIDAGKTTVSERILYFSGKTYKIGEVHEGTAVMDYLEEEQKRGITITSAATKCFWNGHIINLIDTPGHVDFTAEVERSLRVLDGAVAVFDASEGVQAQSETVWRQGKKYGLPCLCFVNKMDKIGADFDMCVASIREKLQAHPVPIQIPIGAESEFVGLVDLIEEKAFYYDKLEVGADWREEPIPDSLKDHAQVARHDLIEAAAEFDEELLDAYLHDRPVSAEWLYRAIRKGTVEGKLHPVLVGAALRNMGIRRLLNAVCDFLPSPLDRPPAIAFRGEKLEQKVEIVPDEKKPFVALAFKITADKHGDLYFLRIYQGTLRKGSRVLNTNRNRKENITRIFEMHANERFLLEEARAGEIVAVVGLKETLTGDTLTDTHYPVQLESIRFPETVISMSIEPKSAADRTKLGEALRILRREDPTFDHTYDEETGQTLISGMGELHLEILQHKLIRDLGVDVRVGKPRVAYKETISVSAEGEGKFVKQTGGRGQYGHVIIRAEPNLDENGVLCRENVFVNAIIGGTVPKEYIPSVENGVREGLGSGPLAGYPVVGIKVTLLDGSYHTVDSSDLAFEQAGVLAIRDALSKAQPILLEPIMRVQIIIPDQYFGAVQGNLISRRGVITHTELHGTTRVIDARVPLAEMFGYSGELRGATAGRGSFTMEPLTYERVPEQISEKILLGY; encoded by the coding sequence ATGAGTGAACGACTGAGAAAACTGAGAAATATCGGAATTATGGCGCACATTGACGCGGGCAAGACGACCGTCAGTGAGCGGATTTTGTATTTTTCCGGAAAGACCTATAAAATCGGCGAGGTCCACGAAGGTACCGCCGTGATGGATTATCTGGAGGAGGAGCAGAAGCGGGGTATTACCATTACCTCGGCGGCCACCAAATGTTTCTGGAACGGACATATCATCAATCTGATTGATACACCGGGTCACGTGGATTTTACGGCGGAAGTCGAGCGGTCTTTGCGGGTACTGGATGGGGCGGTCGCTGTTTTTGATGCCTCCGAGGGGGTTCAGGCGCAGAGCGAGACGGTCTGGCGGCAGGGGAAAAAATACGGTCTGCCCTGTTTGTGTTTTGTTAATAAGATGGACAAAATCGGGGCTGATTTTGATATGTGTGTGGCCAGCATCCGGGAGAAGCTGCAGGCCCATCCGGTTCCGATTCAGATTCCGATTGGGGCGGAAAGTGAATTTGTCGGACTGGTGGATTTGATTGAAGAGAAGGCGTTCTATTACGACAAGCTGGAGGTGGGGGCGGACTGGCGCGAGGAGCCGATTCCGGATTCGCTGAAAGACCATGCGCAGGTGGCACGGCATGATTTGATTGAGGCGGCGGCGGAATTTGATGAAGAACTGCTGGATGCGTATCTGCATGACCGTCCGGTCTCGGCGGAGTGGCTGTATCGGGCGATTCGAAAGGGCACCGTGGAGGGGAAACTGCATCCGGTGCTGGTTGGGGCGGCGCTGCGGAATATGGGAATTCGGCGCCTGCTGAATGCCGTGTGCGATTTCCTGCCTTCGCCGCTGGACCGTCCGCCGGCGATTGCGTTTCGTGGCGAAAAGCTGGAGCAAAAAGTCGAAATTGTTCCGGATGAGAAAAAGCCGTTCGTGGCGCTGGCGTTTAAGATTACGGCGGACAAGCACGGAGATTTGTATTTTCTGCGGATTTATCAGGGCACACTCCGTAAAGGCAGCCGGGTTCTGAATACCAACCGAAACCGCAAAGAGAATATTACGCGGATTTTTGAGATGCACGCCAATGAGCGGTTTCTGCTGGAGGAAGCGCGGGCCGGCGAGATTGTGGCGGTTGTGGGGCTCAAAGAGACACTGACGGGGGATACGCTGACGGATACGCATTATCCGGTGCAGCTGGAAAGCATCCGTTTTCCGGAAACGGTGATTAGTATGTCGATTGAGCCGAAGTCGGCGGCGGACCGAACCAAGCTCGGCGAGGCCCTTCGGATTCTGCGGCGTGAAGACCCGACCTTTGACCATACCTACGATGAAGAGACCGGCCAGACCCTCATCAGCGGGATGGGCGAGCTGCATCTGGAGATTCTCCAGCATAAATTAATCCGGGATTTGGGCGTGGATGTACGGGTTGGCAAGCCGCGTGTGGCCTATAAAGAGACCATCAGCGTATCGGCCGAAGGAGAAGGCAAATTCGTTAAACAAACGGGCGGGCGCGGTCAGTACGGCCATGTGATTATTCGGGCGGAGCCCAATCTGGATGAAAACGGTGTGTTGTGTCGGGAGAATGTCTTTGTCAATGCCATTATCGGCGGAACGGTTCCCAAAGAGTATATTCCGTCTGTGGAAAACGGGGTTCGGGAAGGGTTGGGAAGCGGACCGCTGGCTGGCTATCCTGTTGTAGGGATTAAGGTTACGCTTCTGGACGGCTCGTATCATACAGTGGATTCCTCTGATTTAGCATTTGAACAGGCCGGCGTGCTGGCGATTCGGGACGCCCTCTCAAAGGCCCAGCCGATTCTGCTCGAGCCCATTATGCGGGTGCAGATTATTATACCGGACCAATATTTTGGGGCCGTTCAGGGCAATCTGATATCCCGTCGCGGGGTGATTACCCATACGGAACTGCACGGGACGACCCGGGTGATTGATGCCCGCGTGCCGCTGGCGGAGATGTTCGGCTATTCGGGGGAGCTTCGCGGGGCGACGGCCGGTCGGGGAAGCTTTACGATGGAACCGCTGACCTACGAGCGGGTGCCGGAACAAATTTCAGAAAAAATTCTTTTAGGATATTGA
- the rpsG gene encoding 30S ribosomal protein S7, giving the protein MATKKFTASYEMLKPDPVYHSKTVSKFINCLMWDGKKSKASKVFYEAMKIIQEKMPDVPPLEVFETAVENVKPLLEVRSKRVGGASYQVPMQVRPARQQSLAFRWIIAAARGKGGKPMHIRLASELMDAYKKEGTAITTRENVHRMAEANKAFAHFAW; this is encoded by the coding sequence ATGGCAACAAAAAAGTTTACAGCTTCCTACGAAATGTTAAAGCCGGATCCGGTTTATCATAGCAAGACCGTCTCCAAATTCATCAACTGCCTGATGTGGGACGGCAAAAAGAGCAAGGCCAGCAAGGTTTTCTATGAGGCGATGAAGATTATCCAGGAGAAAATGCCGGATGTTCCGCCGCTGGAAGTGTTTGAAACGGCCGTGGAGAACGTCAAGCCTCTCTTGGAGGTGCGCAGCAAGCGAGTCGGCGGCGCCAGCTACCAGGTGCCCATGCAGGTGCGCCCGGCCCGGCAGCAGTCGCTGGCCTTCCGCTGGATTATTGCGGCGGCCCGCGGCAAGGGCGGAAAGCCGATGCATATCCGCCTGGCTTCGGAACTGATGGATGCCTATAAGAAGGAAGGAACCGCCATTACAACCCGCGAGAACGTGCATCGAATGGCGGAAGCCAACAAGGCCTTTGCTCACTTTGCCTGGTAA
- the rpsL gene encoding 30S ribosomal protein S12: protein MPTINQLVRQGRKKKGKKRISDISGSPQKRGVCLIVRTQTPKKPNSALRKIARVRLTNGKEVTAYIPGIDHNLQEHSTVLIRGGRVRDLPGVRYHIIRGVLDAAGVAGRKQGRSKYGAKKA, encoded by the coding sequence ATGCCTACAATTAATCAGTTGGTACGACAAGGCCGGAAGAAAAAAGGCAAGAAGCGAATCTCGGATATCAGCGGCAGCCCGCAGAAGCGGGGGGTTTGTCTGATTGTTCGAACCCAGACGCCCAAGAAGCCGAACTCGGCTCTGCGAAAGATAGCCCGTGTGCGTCTGACCAACGGCAAAGAGGTGACCGCGTATATTCCGGGCATCGACCACAACCTGCAGGAACACAGCACGGTGCTGATTCGCGGCGGCCGTGTTCGCGACCTGCCCGGTGTGCGTTATCATATCATTCGCGGCGTTCTGGATGCCGCCGGCGTGGCCGGACGCAAGCAGGGACGCAGCAAGTACGGAGCCAAGAAGGCCTAA